From Geobacter sp., one genomic window encodes:
- the nifS gene encoding cysteine desulfurase NifS, whose translation MKEIYLDNNATTRVDDAVFEEMRPYFTELYGNPSSMHFFGGQVQKKVDEARARVATLLGAQPEEIIFTACGTESDNTAIRSALEAFPSRRHVITSRVEHPAVLTLCRNLTKHGVRVTELNVDSAGRLDLDELKRAIDDDTAIVSIMHANNETGVVFPIEEIAGIVKERGVLFHTDAVQSVGKIPLNMAKSRIDMLSLSGHKLHAPKGIGALYLRKGTPFRPFLVGGHQERNRRAGTEATTSIIALGKACQVAGEFLHDENTRVKGLCDRLERELMAIIPAARINGGGAERLPNTVSIAFEFVEGEAILLLLSEKGICASSGSACTSGSLEPSHVLRAMGVPFTCAHGSIRFSLSRFTTDAEIDAVIRELPPIIQRLREISPFGRELLKK comes from the coding sequence ATGAAAGAGATCTATCTCGACAACAACGCCACCACCCGGGTCGATGACGCGGTCTTCGAGGAGATGCGCCCCTATTTCACCGAGCTGTACGGCAACCCCAGCTCCATGCATTTCTTCGGCGGGCAGGTGCAGAAAAAGGTCGACGAGGCCCGCGCGCGGGTGGCAACGCTGTTGGGCGCCCAGCCTGAGGAGATCATCTTCACCGCCTGCGGCACCGAAAGCGACAACACTGCCATCCGCTCGGCGCTGGAGGCATTTCCCAGCCGCCGGCACGTCATCACCAGCAGGGTCGAACATCCGGCGGTCCTCACCCTCTGCCGCAACCTCACCAAGCATGGCGTCCGGGTGACGGAACTGAACGTGGACAGCGCCGGCCGTCTCGACCTGGATGAGCTGAAGCGGGCCATAGACGACGACACCGCCATCGTTTCCATCATGCATGCCAACAACGAGACCGGCGTTGTCTTTCCCATCGAGGAGATTGCCGGGATCGTCAAGGAGCGGGGCGTCCTGTTCCATACCGATGCCGTGCAGTCGGTGGGGAAGATCCCCCTCAACATGGCGAAATCGCGCATCGACATGCTTTCGCTCTCCGGGCACAAGCTGCATGCCCCCAAGGGGATCGGGGCTCTCTACCTGCGGAAGGGGACGCCGTTCCGTCCTTTCCTGGTCGGCGGGCACCAGGAAAGGAACCGCCGTGCCGGCACCGAGGCAACGACTTCCATTATCGCCCTGGGCAAGGCCTGCCAGGTGGCCGGGGAATTCCTCCATGACGAGAACACCAGGGTAAAAGGGCTGTGCGACCGCCTGGAACGGGAGCTGATGGCGATCATTCCGGCAGCAAGGATCAATGGCGGCGGCGCCGAGCGGCTTCCCAACACCGTTTCCATCGCCTTCGAGTTTGTCGAAGGGGAGGCGATCCTGCTGCTCCTTTCCGAGAAGGGGATCTGCGCCTCTTCGGGGAGCGCCTGCACCTCCGGTTCCCTGGAGCCTTCGCACGTGCTGCGTGCCATGGGGGTGCCGTTCACCTGCGCCCATGGCTCCATCCGTTTTTCCCTCTCCCGCTTCACCACCGACGCCGAGATCGATGCGGTCATCCGCGAACTTCCTCCCATCATCCAGCGGCTGCGGGAGATTTCTCCCTTTGGCCGGGAGCTGCTCAAAAAGTAG
- the nifU gene encoding Fe-S cluster assembly protein NifU has product MWDYTDKVKEHFLNPRNVGDIPEADAIGEVGSLACGDALKLFLKLDDKKERIVDAKFQTFGCGSAIASSSALTEMIKGKTLDEALAVTNKEIADFLGGLPEEKMHCSVMGQEALEVAIAKYRGGPVPTHGHGHDHEQEGEIVCKCFGLTDGFLKKVIEQNRLHTAEQVTHFTKAGGACGGCIPRIKELIAEVLGEAQAAPPKKPEKLTNLRKMQLIQEVLENEIRPQLWTDGGDLELIDIAGPTVQIAFRKACAGCASSGFTAKFVEQKLRDMVSDDIVVEEVEG; this is encoded by the coding sequence ATGTGGGATTATACCGATAAGGTGAAGGAGCATTTTCTCAATCCGCGCAACGTGGGCGACATCCCCGAGGCCGATGCCATCGGCGAAGTCGGCAGTCTTGCCTGCGGCGATGCGTTGAAGCTTTTCCTCAAGCTCGACGACAAGAAGGAACGGATCGTCGACGCAAAATTTCAGACCTTTGGCTGCGGCAGTGCCATTGCCTCCTCTTCGGCCCTGACCGAGATGATCAAGGGGAAGACCCTGGACGAGGCGCTGGCAGTGACGAACAAGGAGATCGCCGACTTTCTCGGTGGCCTGCCCGAGGAGAAGATGCACTGTTCCGTCATGGGGCAGGAGGCGCTGGAAGTCGCCATTGCCAAGTATCGCGGCGGTCCGGTGCCGACCCATGGGCATGGGCACGACCATGAACAGGAAGGGGAGATCGTCTGCAAGTGTTTCGGCCTGACCGACGGCTTCCTGAAGAAGGTGATCGAACAGAACCGGCTGCATACGGCCGAGCAGGTTACCCATTTCACCAAGGCAGGCGGTGCCTGCGGTGGCTGCATCCCCCGGATCAAGGAGCTGATCGCCGAAGTCCTCGGCGAGGCTCAGGCCGCACCCCCCAAGAAGCCGGAGAAGCTTACCAACCTGCGCAAGATGCAGCTGATCCAGGAGGTGCTGGAGAACGAGATCCGGCCGCAGCTCTGGACCGACGGCGGTGACCTGGAACTGATCGACATTGCCGGCCCGACGGTGCAGATCGCCTTCCGTAAGGCCTGTGCCGGCTGCGCTTCATCGGGTTTCACCGCCAAATTCGTGGAGCAGAAGCTGCGCGACATGGTGAGCGACGATATTGTCGTCGAGGAGGTGGAGGGATGA
- a CDS encoding phosphoglucomutase/phosphomannomutase family protein has product MTRIAFGTSGWRGILCEDFVFENVRVVTQAIADHVISQGEREKGLIIGYDSRFMGERFARESARVLAGAGIKVLLCDRDTPTPVISFEILRRKVAGAINFTASHNPPEYNGIKFSPAWGGPALPETTGDIERRANEMLGEICYKERPLDQALREGLLEEIDCRPAYLADLATKIDFDAVGRVGGIALNPLYGTARGYLDAPLLSRGVSFRQINDQRDPYFGGFPPEPAEKNIQDFIGLVKSDPTIRLGLATDGDADRFGIIDDDGSYIEPNYIIALLLDYLVRVRRISGGVARSVATSHLIDAVARHHNIEVFETPVGFKYIGELISQDKIVIGGEESAGLTIKGHVPEKDGILACFLVAEMVAHEGQPVRVLLERLYEKVGRYLTKRENIRLSAELEAAFPAKIAATPTEFAHLKVKEKVTLDGNKFILEDGSWLLFRKSGTEPVVRLYGESSSEERLQAIIAAGKAFIQQS; this is encoded by the coding sequence ATGACGCGGATTGCATTTGGCACATCGGGCTGGCGGGGCATTCTGTGCGAGGATTTTGTCTTTGAAAATGTCAGGGTAGTCACCCAGGCCATCGCGGATCATGTTATCAGCCAGGGGGAGCGGGAAAAAGGGCTGATCATCGGGTACGATTCCCGTTTCATGGGTGAGCGTTTTGCCCGCGAATCGGCCAGGGTCCTGGCTGGCGCCGGCATCAAGGTCCTGCTCTGCGACCGCGACACCCCGACTCCGGTCATCTCGTTCGAGATCCTGCGGCGCAAGGTGGCAGGTGCCATCAATTTCACCGCCAGTCACAACCCTCCTGAATACAATGGCATCAAGTTTTCTCCTGCCTGGGGCGGGCCTGCCTTGCCTGAAACCACCGGCGATATCGAGCGGCGTGCCAACGAGATGCTGGGGGAGATCTGCTATAAGGAGCGGCCGCTCGATCAGGCATTGCGCGAGGGGCTCCTGGAGGAGATCGACTGCAGGCCCGCCTATCTGGCCGACCTTGCCACAAAGATCGATTTCGACGCAGTCGGCCGGGTAGGGGGGATAGCCCTCAATCCGCTCTATGGAACGGCTCGCGGCTACCTCGATGCGCCGCTCCTTTCCCGCGGCGTTTCCTTCCGCCAGATCAACGACCAGCGCGATCCTTATTTCGGCGGCTTCCCACCTGAACCGGCGGAAAAAAACATCCAGGACTTCATCGGCCTGGTTAAAAGCGATCCCACCATCAGGCTCGGTCTTGCCACTGATGGCGACGCCGACCGTTTCGGTATCATCGATGACGACGGCAGCTATATCGAACCGAACTATATCATTGCCCTCTTGCTCGACTACCTGGTGCGGGTCCGCAGGATCAGCGGCGGCGTTGCACGCAGCGTTGCCACGTCCCACCTGATCGATGCCGTGGCGCGTCACCACAACATCGAAGTCTTCGAGACGCCGGTTGGATTCAAGTATATCGGCGAACTGATCAGCCAGGACAAGATCGTCATCGGCGGCGAAGAAAGCGCCGGTCTGACCATCAAGGGGCATGTACCCGAGAAGGACGGCATCCTGGCATGTTTCCTGGTCGCAGAAATGGTCGCGCACGAGGGGCAGCCGGTGAGGGTGCTGCTGGAGCGTCTCTATGAAAAGGTCGGGCGGTATCTGACCAAGCGGGAGAACATCCGTCTCTCCGCGGAGCTGGAAGCAGCATTCCCGGCAAAGATTGCCGCCACGCCGACCGAATTCGCCCATTTGAAGGTAAAGGAGAAGGTGACCCTGGACGGCAACAAGTTCATTCTCGAAGACGGAAGCTGGCTCCTGTTCCGTAAATCCGGCACCGAGCCGGTGGTGCGCCTCTATGGCGAATCGTCGTCGGAAGAACGTCTGCAGGCGATCATTGCTGCTGGCAAGGCATTCATCCAGCAGTCCTGA
- a CDS encoding NUDIX domain-containing protein: protein MAYESLTCPHCGGAVKSYRNPIPTVDIIIEIDGGIVLIERRNEPLGWALPGGFVDYGETLEHAATREAREETSLDIVDLQLLGCYSDPARDPRHHTITTAYIAKGKGIPKAADDAASLTVFPIDSLPARLCFDHARIIEDYLRRKKPSH, encoded by the coding sequence ATGGCCTATGAGTCGTTAACCTGCCCCCACTGCGGCGGGGCGGTAAAATCCTACCGGAATCCCATTCCTACCGTTGACATCATCATCGAGATCGATGGTGGTATCGTACTGATCGAACGACGGAACGAACCGTTGGGGTGGGCACTGCCGGGTGGATTCGTCGACTATGGGGAAACCCTGGAACATGCAGCTACGCGGGAAGCCCGGGAGGAAACCTCGCTGGATATTGTCGACCTGCAACTGCTGGGCTGCTATTCGGACCCGGCCCGTGATCCGCGCCACCACACCATCACGACGGCTTACATCGCCAAGGGGAAGGGTATCCCCAAGGCGGCGGATGATGCCGCAAGCCTGACGGTGTTCCCGATCGATTCCCTGCCCGCCCGACTGTGCTTCGATCATGCCCGTATCATTGAAGATTACCTCCGCAGGAAAAAACCCTCCCACTAG
- a CDS encoding EAL domain-containing protein, with amino-acid sequence MTSSGQKERITWHDALTHRFSGQRNGRSSVALTEDAVRNSLVARVRWLLLFFIGGYILSAGSVFLFSRYGFFLSTEQKTVLLLSVLSVICYNALYQFRYEKLRSFRFANHIQILLDILFVTAIIHVSGGVSSWFWAVYLVVTIEAAFLLDKKSDVWFVGAFGAILYGALLTLDYVGVLRHVQMPFVVEGLHNDFLYIALRWLWVTILNGVSAGVTTFLMGVIRTESRLLKESEERLFNFIDTANDLIFSTTPEGKFIYANRASHQALACGSDELNAKTVNELIHPAGRKSYVTGMEHALKYGRSEIIETAVFSSDGSNVPLEGSLTCSYHDGRPAAVWWICRDITDRKLAQQQLYHLAHYDTLTGLPNRMLLYDRLRQARAHAHREGLSMAILFLDLDRFKIINDTLGHPVGDKLLQSVARRLSSCVREVDTAARIGGDEFLIILVNMRDTGDAERVAVKILATLATPHIIEEHELFVTTSIGISVYPSDDEDLDNLIKKADIAMYAAKSAGSNTYQFYDAAMDENAHKRFVLENSLRKAVENKEFLVYYQPKVDILSGEITAFEALLRWEHPDLGLLSPAEFIPLAEETGLIIPIGEWVLKEACAQNAAWQQQGLRQMVVAVNLSGYQLQQRNFIEVVAEALAETGLSAKHLEFEITETVIMQNPDFTIAVLNQLRDMGVHISIDDFGTGYSSLSHLKRFSVNTLKIDKTFVREVESNSTDAAIATAIIAMGNSLNLRVIAEGVETKGQFDFLKGKLCDEMQGYYFSRPMPPEKVLEFMQGKTVKGADREVLPE; translated from the coding sequence ATGACGAGCAGTGGTCAGAAAGAGCGCATAACATGGCATGATGCCTTGACCCACCGTTTCAGCGGCCAGCGCAACGGACGATCTTCCGTGGCCCTTACCGAAGATGCGGTCCGCAACTCCCTGGTTGCCCGGGTGCGCTGGTTGCTTCTATTTTTCATCGGCGGATATATCCTCTCCGCAGGGAGTGTGTTCCTGTTCAGCAGGTACGGCTTCTTTCTGTCGACAGAACAGAAAACGGTTCTCCTTCTCAGCGTCCTGTCAGTCATTTGCTACAATGCCCTCTACCAGTTCCGGTACGAAAAGCTCCGTTCCTTCCGGTTTGCCAATCATATCCAGATCCTTCTCGATATCCTTTTCGTGACTGCCATTATCCATGTCAGCGGTGGGGTGTCCAGTTGGTTCTGGGCCGTCTATCTGGTCGTGACCATTGAGGCGGCCTTTCTGCTCGACAAAAAGTCAGATGTCTGGTTTGTCGGTGCCTTTGGCGCCATTTTGTATGGCGCACTCCTGACCCTGGATTATGTCGGTGTCTTGAGGCACGTCCAGATGCCTTTTGTGGTAGAAGGGCTGCATAACGATTTCCTCTACATTGCGCTTCGCTGGCTCTGGGTGACGATCCTTAACGGAGTGAGCGCGGGAGTGACTACCTTTCTTATGGGGGTGATCAGGACCGAGTCGCGTCTGTTGAAGGAGAGCGAGGAACGACTGTTCAATTTCATTGATACGGCCAACGATCTGATTTTCAGCACGACCCCTGAGGGGAAGTTCATCTATGCAAACCGGGCCAGTCACCAGGCCCTTGCCTGCGGCAGTGATGAGCTGAATGCAAAAACAGTCAATGAACTGATTCACCCTGCCGGCAGGAAATCCTATGTCACTGGGATGGAACACGCCCTGAAATATGGCCGTTCCGAGATCATCGAAACAGCCGTCTTTTCCAGTGACGGCAGCAACGTGCCCCTTGAGGGAAGTCTTACCTGCAGCTACCATGATGGCCGACCCGCAGCTGTCTGGTGGATCTGCCGTGACATCACCGATAGAAAGCTCGCCCAGCAACAACTGTATCATCTGGCACATTACGACACGCTGACCGGGCTGCCCAACAGGATGCTGCTGTATGACCGTCTCAGGCAGGCCCGTGCCCATGCCCATCGGGAAGGGCTTTCCATGGCGATTCTGTTTCTCGACCTTGACCGGTTCAAGATCATAAACGATACCCTTGGCCATCCCGTCGGAGACAAGCTGCTCCAGTCAGTTGCCCGGCGGCTCTCGTCATGTGTCCGCGAGGTTGACACGGCAGCCCGCATTGGTGGTGACGAATTTCTCATCATACTGGTAAACATGCGCGATACAGGGGACGCCGAAAGGGTTGCAGTGAAGATTCTTGCAACGCTTGCAACCCCGCATATCATCGAAGAGCATGAACTGTTCGTCACTACCAGTATCGGTATCAGTGTCTATCCGTCCGATGACGAGGACCTGGACAATCTGATCAAGAAGGCCGATATCGCCATGTATGCTGCCAAGTCGGCAGGGAGCAACACCTATCAATTTTATGATGCGGCCATGGACGAAAACGCCCACAAGCGTTTCGTGCTGGAAAACAGCCTGCGAAAGGCCGTGGAGAACAAGGAGTTCCTTGTCTACTACCAGCCAAAGGTGGATATCCTCAGTGGAGAGATCACCGCCTTTGAAGCCCTGCTGCGGTGGGAGCATCCCGACCTGGGCTTGTTGTCTCCAGCGGAATTTATCCCGCTTGCCGAGGAAACCGGTCTGATCATTCCGATTGGGGAGTGGGTGCTTAAGGAGGCCTGTGCACAGAATGCCGCCTGGCAGCAGCAGGGGTTGAGGCAGATGGTCGTTGCCGTGAACCTGTCCGGATACCAGCTCCAGCAGCGGAATTTCATCGAGGTCGTTGCCGAGGCACTTGCCGAAACAGGCCTCTCTGCGAAACACCTGGAATTTGAGATCACTGAGACCGTGATCATGCAGAATCCCGATTTCACCATTGCGGTTCTCAATCAGTTGCGCGACATGGGGGTCCATATCTCCATCGACGATTTCGGCACCGGCTATTCATCCCTTTCCCACCTCAAGCGTTTTTCGGTCAATACGCTCAAGATAGACAAGACCTTTGTCCGCGAGGTAGAATCCAATTCCACCGACGCCGCCATTGCTACGGCCATCATTGCCATGGGAAACAGCCTGAACCTCCGGGTGATCGCCGAAGGGGTAGAAACCAAGGGGCAGTTCGATTTTCTGAAGGGTAAGCTCTGTGACGAGATGCAGGGCTATTATTTCAGCCGGCCCATGCCTCCGGAGAAGGTGCTGGAATTCATGCAGGGGAAGACCGTCAAGGGAGCCGACAGGGAAGTATTGCCGGAGTGA
- a CDS encoding futalosine synthase — protein MTVRIGQIEYANCVPLFMAFRELCPDAQYSYISGVPAVLNGLLAQGEIDLCPSSSIVYGNDPNRYWLLPDLSISAVGEVQSVLLFSRKPLQELNGARIGLTNESDTSVALLKIILNRFHGFANEYQRTGLPLTEAFSFFDALLLIGDMALKESLAGAHCHVYDLGAIWQQQTGFPFVFALWIVNRAAVAGKHAEVALLLQSLLKAKELSKLRLERYAAEATGLDWMSAQQRAAYWRIISYDLDEQQLAGLSLFYRHAAELGIIAEAPELSFFSIYSP, from the coding sequence ATGACCGTCAGGATTGGACAGATCGAGTATGCCAACTGTGTTCCGTTGTTCATGGCCTTCCGGGAATTGTGTCCGGATGCTCAATACAGCTATATCAGCGGTGTTCCTGCTGTTCTGAATGGCCTTCTCGCCCAGGGCGAGATAGATCTTTGCCCTTCATCCTCCATCGTCTACGGTAACGACCCCAACAGGTACTGGCTACTCCCCGATCTCTCCATCAGCGCCGTAGGGGAGGTGCAGAGTGTGCTCCTTTTTTCGAGAAAACCTCTCCAGGAACTGAACGGTGCCCGCATCGGGCTTACCAACGAGTCTGATACCTCGGTGGCGCTTCTCAAGATCATCCTCAACCGGTTTCATGGTTTTGCAAACGAGTACCAGCGTACCGGGTTACCGCTGACCGAGGCATTTTCCTTCTTTGATGCGCTGCTTCTGATCGGTGACATGGCGCTGAAGGAGAGTCTTGCCGGTGCGCACTGTCATGTCTACGATCTCGGAGCCATCTGGCAGCAGCAGACCGGTTTTCCCTTTGTCTTTGCTCTCTGGATTGTCAACCGGGCCGCGGTTGCCGGCAAACACGCAGAGGTGGCTCTTCTACTGCAGTCCCTCCTGAAGGCCAAAGAGCTATCGAAGCTGCGCCTTGAGCGCTATGCTGCAGAAGCGACGGGACTCGACTGGATGAGCGCGCAGCAGCGAGCAGCTTATTGGCGCATCATCTCATATGACCTGGATGAGCAGCAGCTTGCAGGGCTTTCCCTGTTTTACCGCCATGCCGCTGAACTCGGTATCATAGCAGAAGCACCGGAACTCTCATTTTTTTCGATTTACAGTCCCTGA
- the gcvH gene encoding glycine cleavage system protein GcvH, giving the protein MDFPEELKYSKEHLWVRIEGNKAVIGITDYAQHELGGITAVELPDAGFELEQDDSFGSIEARKTVADLYAPVSGLVLASNEEVQDAPELVNDDPYDGGWLVEVELNDKDELNLLMNVEDYQDYVAESE; this is encoded by the coding sequence ATGGACTTCCCCGAAGAACTGAAATACAGCAAGGAACATCTCTGGGTCCGTATCGAAGGCAACAAGGCAGTCATCGGTATTACGGATTATGCACAGCACGAACTCGGAGGTATCACAGCGGTTGAACTTCCCGATGCCGGCTTTGAGCTCGAACAGGATGATTCGTTCGGCTCGATCGAAGCCCGCAAGACCGTTGCCGATCTGTATGCTCCTGTCAGCGGTCTGGTCCTGGCCTCGAACGAGGAGGTGCAGGATGCACCGGAGCTTGTCAATGACGACCCCTATGACGGCGGCTGGTTGGTTGAGGTGGAGCTCAACGACAAAGACGAGCTGAACCTGCTGATGAATGTTGAGGACTATCAGGATTACGTTGCCGAGAGTGAATGA
- the accC gene encoding acetyl-CoA carboxylase biotin carboxylase subunit, whose product MFHKVLIANRGEIALRVIRACRELGIKTVAVYSTADRESLHVRLADESVCIGPPPSLQSYLNINAIISAAELTDAEAIHPGYGFLSENAAFAEICENCGITFIGPTAESMRIMGDKISARQAVIKEGVPILPGTKEGVHDVNEAVRIAKEIGFPVIIKATAGGGGRGMKIVHSPATLPNAFATARAEAQSGFGNPEVYIEKYCERPRHVEIQILGDKHGNVIHLGERDCSIQRRHQKLIEEAPSAISTPELRKTMGEAAVRAAKAVGYNSAGTMEFLVDQANNFYFMEMNTRVQVEHPVTEMVTGVDIVREQIRSAAGLKLRYKQSDIKINGHSIECRINAEDPVKFTPCPGRITGYHPPGGLGVRVDSFVYDNYSVVPHYDSLIAKLIVHAENRQDAIRRMARALDEYIIDGIKTTIPFHKRIMANKDFIEGNIDTSFLERIVLE is encoded by the coding sequence ATGTTCCATAAAGTACTCATTGCCAACCGTGGCGAGATCGCCTTGCGAGTCATCCGTGCCTGCCGTGAACTCGGCATTAAGACAGTTGCCGTCTATTCAACTGCGGACCGCGAATCTCTCCATGTCAGGCTTGCCGATGAGAGTGTCTGCATCGGCCCCCCTCCGAGTCTGCAAAGCTATCTCAACATCAATGCCATCATCAGTGCGGCAGAACTGACCGATGCCGAGGCGATCCATCCCGGCTACGGCTTCCTTTCTGAAAATGCCGCTTTTGCGGAGATCTGCGAGAATTGCGGCATCACCTTCATCGGGCCGACAGCAGAAAGCATGCGCATAATGGGGGACAAGATCAGTGCCCGCCAGGCTGTGATCAAGGAAGGGGTTCCCATCCTTCCCGGGACCAAGGAAGGGGTTCACGATGTCAATGAGGCGGTCAGGATTGCCAAGGAGATCGGTTTCCCGGTAATTATCAAGGCGACGGCAGGTGGCGGCGGCAGAGGGATGAAGATTGTCCATTCCCCGGCAACCCTTCCCAACGCCTTTGCCACTGCCCGCGCAGAGGCTCAGTCCGGATTCGGCAATCCTGAAGTCTATATCGAGAAATACTGCGAACGGCCTCGCCATGTGGAGATCCAGATCCTTGGCGATAAGCATGGCAACGTCATCCATCTTGGCGAGCGTGACTGTTCCATCCAGCGTCGCCACCAGAAACTCATCGAAGAGGCCCCCTCCGCCATAAGTACCCCCGAACTCCGCAAGACAATGGGGGAGGCTGCGGTTCGCGCTGCCAAGGCCGTGGGATACAACAGTGCAGGCACCATGGAATTCCTGGTGGACCAGGCGAACAATTTCTATTTCATGGAGATGAACACTCGTGTCCAGGTTGAGCATCCGGTCACCGAAATGGTTACCGGTGTCGATATCGTTCGTGAGCAGATCAGGTCGGCAGCAGGGCTCAAACTGCGCTATAAGCAGAGCGATATCAAGATCAACGGCCATTCCATAGAATGCCGCATTAATGCCGAGGATCCGGTCAAGTTCACGCCATGCCCCGGCAGGATTACCGGTTATCATCCTCCCGGAGGGCTGGGGGTTCGAGTCGATTCCTTTGTCTATGACAACTATTCGGTCGTACCGCATTACGATTCACTGATTGCAAAACTGATCGTCCATGCCGAAAATCGGCAGGATGCCATCCGCAGAATGGCCAGAGCTCTTGACGAATACATCATCGATGGTATAAAAACGACCATACCTTTTCACAAGCGGATAATGGCCAACAAGGATTTCATCGAAGGAAACATCGATACCAGTTTCCTTGAGCGTATTGTTTTGGAGTAA
- the accB gene encoding acetyl-CoA carboxylase biotin carboxyl carrier protein has translation MDIKDIKTLIKMVTETDITEFEMENPEERIRIKRGSDTEVVHVQAPQVMAAPQAAPVAAVPQVAPIAAAAPVEKGDPITSPIVGTFYRAPAPDAPPYVEVGQVVEKGQILCIVEAMKLMNEIEAEYRCKIVKICKENAQPVEFGDNLFLVERA, from the coding sequence ATGGATATCAAAGATATTAAGACGTTGATAAAGATGGTAACCGAGACGGATATCACCGAGTTCGAGATGGAAAACCCCGAGGAGCGGATCAGGATCAAACGTGGGAGCGACACGGAAGTCGTGCATGTGCAGGCTCCCCAAGTCATGGCAGCTCCTCAGGCCGCTCCTGTGGCCGCTGTACCGCAAGTAGCGCCAATCGCCGCTGCCGCGCCTGTTGAAAAGGGGGATCCAATCACTTCCCCCATCGTCGGGACCTTCTACCGGGCACCTGCTCCCGATGCCCCCCCCTATGTGGAAGTCGGCCAGGTCGTGGAGAAGGGGCAGATCCTCTGCATCGTCGAAGCCATGAAATTGATGAACGAGATAGAGGCGGAATATCGCTGCAAGATCGTCAAGATTTGCAAGGAAAACGCTCAACCTGTCGAGTTCGGTGACAACCTCTTTCTTGTTGAGCGGGCCTAA
- a CDS encoding M24 family metallopeptidase, with protein sequence MLQDRNFFARECLQRHALDVLLVTSLPNIRYLAGFTGSDGVLLVTPRGGWFLTDSRYTTQAQSEVNGYDVVEYRNKLDSIAELVSAAGCRTVGFESTQVSVALRDELAGKLPGLELFPLKDDVDSFRTIKDAAEIALLDTCAGIASQALCGILGLIRPGAIERDLSLELEIAMKRGGADDKAFDFIVASGERGALPHGRASDRAIRAGELVTFDFGARLNGYNSDETVTVAVGEPDKRLRTIYGVVKEAHDRAIAAVKPGVALKDLDTIARSFIDEQGYGSYFGHGLGHGVGLEVHEKPVVSFRSDAVAEEGMVFTIEPGIYIPGLGGVRLEDTVVVESSGCRLLTKVSKELRVL encoded by the coding sequence GTGCTACAAGACAGAAACTTTTTCGCCAGGGAATGTCTGCAGCGTCATGCCCTTGATGTGCTGCTGGTGACAAGTCTCCCCAACATCCGTTATCTTGCGGGATTCACAGGCAGTGACGGAGTGCTTCTGGTTACGCCACGTGGCGGTTGGTTCCTGACTGATTCCCGGTATACAACCCAGGCTCAGAGTGAAGTCAATGGCTATGACGTGGTTGAATACCGCAACAAGCTGGACTCTATCGCCGAATTGGTGAGTGCGGCAGGCTGTCGAACCGTCGGTTTTGAGTCGACACAGGTGAGTGTTGCGCTTCGCGATGAGCTTGCCGGGAAACTTCCCGGCCTGGAACTGTTTCCGCTCAAGGACGATGTTGACAGCTTTCGCACGATCAAGGATGCCGCTGAGATTGCCCTTCTGGATACCTGTGCCGGTATCGCCTCACAGGCGCTGTGCGGTATTCTTGGACTCATACGACCGGGTGCCATAGAGCGGGACCTGTCGCTTGAACTGGAGATTGCCATGAAGCGAGGGGGGGCCGATGACAAGGCCTTCGATTTCATCGTGGCATCCGGCGAGCGGGGTGCACTTCCCCATGGCAGGGCAAGCGACCGGGCAATCCGGGCTGGTGAACTGGTCACCTTCGACTTCGGCGCACGTCTCAACGGCTACAATTCCGACGAGACGGTTACCGTAGCAGTGGGGGAGCCTGACAAGCGGTTGCGTACCATCTACGGAGTCGTCAAGGAGGCTCACGACCGGGCCATTGCAGCGGTGAAGCCGGGAGTCGCCCTTAAGGATCTGGATACGATAGCACGTTCGTTCATTGACGAGCAGGGTTACGGAAGTTACTTCGGGCATGGACTCGGGCATGGGGTTGGCCTGGAGGTCCATGAAAAGCCGGTTGTGTCGTTCAGAAGTGATGCTGTTGCGGAAGAAGGTATGGTCTTTACCATCGAGCCGGGGATATACATCCCCGGATTGGGTGGCGTGAGGCTGGAAGACACCGTGGTGGTGGAATCATCGGGTTGCCGATTACTTACCAAGGTTTCCAAGGAACTGCGGGTGTTGTAA